The Candidatus Hydrogenedentota bacterium genome has a segment encoding these proteins:
- a CDS encoding flagellar hook basal-body protein — MGLYISASGILHALLRQRVTADNIANLSTPGFGAGRVHSAPDESGGVRANAILHDFTPGPLPYTGRSLDIAAGNAFFRVELADGGFAFTRDGAFGLNANGEVVTMSGGRLSPPVQVSANATGVTVARDGSIYATVPDSLEPQLLGHIQVYAFANPDGLERVGDNLYRATASSGEGQPITAATQMETGALEGSNVELGRELADVTLNTRFLQANVNAFRAQAELLGTLLDI; from the coding sequence TGGGCTTGTATATCTCCGCCTCCGGCATACTGCATGCGCTGTTGCGCCAGCGGGTGACGGCGGACAACATCGCCAACCTGAGCACGCCCGGATTTGGCGCCGGGCGCGTCCACAGCGCCCCTGACGAATCGGGCGGCGTACGGGCGAACGCTATTCTTCACGACTTCACGCCTGGGCCGCTCCCGTACACGGGCCGCTCGCTGGATATCGCCGCTGGCAACGCATTCTTCCGGGTCGAGTTGGCGGATGGCGGCTTTGCGTTTACCCGCGATGGGGCATTCGGATTAAACGCGAATGGCGAGGTCGTGACGATGTCCGGCGGGCGCCTGTCTCCGCCTGTTCAGGTGTCGGCGAATGCGACCGGCGTGACGGTCGCGCGCGACGGTTCCATTTACGCGACGGTCCCGGACAGTCTTGAACCGCAATTGCTGGGCCATATCCAGGTGTACGCTTTTGCGAACCCGGATGGTCTGGAGCGCGTGGGCGACAATCTGTACCGCGCTACCGCCAGTTCGGGCGAAGGGCAGCCCATCACGGCTGCGACGCAAATGGAGACCGGCGCGCTGGAAGGCAGCAACGTCGAGCTGGGCCGGGAGTTGGCGGATGTGACGCTGAACACCCGTTTTCTGCAAGCCAATGTGAACGCGTTTCGCGCCCAGGCGGAACTGTTGGGGACCTTGCTGGACATCG